A stretch of Roseibium porphyridii DNA encodes these proteins:
- the phnE gene encoding phosphonate ABC transporter, permease protein PhnE: protein MTTASPAIQRFELDYAAARKSARRLNTISTVLFALCFVVTAWTGGFFDMTDVTLANGDRVSMWKIWAGLPRLGEYLYKTLPVLHWETLWGDVGNWFWRWKVWLQLLIETVLIAYMATLLGVVGAFLLSFPASRNLAPNRIILNITRRYLEIVRTVPDLVWALIFVFCFGVGPLAGVLAIGLHATGALGKLYSEANENADMRAVEGIKASGGSWFDQVRYGIVPQVIPNIISYTLLRFEINVRSSSIIGFVGAGGLGQEIRVAMSLQEYTDLSALFLIIFTTVIVIDMLSEKIRHRIIGLTGKGV, encoded by the coding sequence ATGACCACAGCATCACCAGCCATTCAGCGGTTCGAGCTTGATTACGCCGCCGCACGCAAGTCGGCCCGACGCCTGAACACGATATCGACAGTGCTTTTCGCACTCTGTTTCGTCGTAACTGCCTGGACGGGCGGTTTCTTTGACATGACGGATGTCACACTTGCCAACGGCGACAGAGTGTCGATGTGGAAAATCTGGGCCGGACTACCGCGTCTCGGTGAATATCTCTACAAAACGCTGCCTGTGCTGCATTGGGAAACCCTGTGGGGCGATGTGGGCAATTGGTTCTGGCGCTGGAAAGTTTGGCTCCAATTGCTGATTGAAACCGTGCTGATCGCCTATATGGCGACGCTTCTTGGCGTCGTGGGTGCGTTCCTGCTCAGTTTTCCGGCAAGTCGCAATCTTGCACCAAACAGGATCATTCTTAACATCACCCGCCGTTACTTGGAGATCGTCCGCACAGTTCCTGATCTGGTCTGGGCACTGATTTTCGTTTTCTGCTTCGGCGTCGGCCCACTTGCCGGTGTTCTGGCGATCGGCCTTCACGCAACAGGTGCGCTCGGCAAGCTTTATTCCGAAGCCAACGAAAACGCAGACATGCGAGCAGTTGAAGGCATTAAAGCCTCTGGAGGGTCCTGGTTCGACCAGGTCCGCTACGGCATCGTTCCCCAGGTCATTCCGAACATCATCAGCTACACGCTGCTGCGTTTTGAGATCAATGTGCGCTCCTCCTCAATCATCGGATTTGTCGGAGCGGGCGGTCTGGGTCAGGAGATACGGGTTGCCATGTCGCTTCAGGAATACACCGATCTCTCGGCATTGTTTCTCATCATTTTTACAACAGTGATCGTCATCGACATGTTGAGCGAAAAGATCCGTCACCGGATCATCGGCCTGACCGGAAAAGGGGTTTGA
- the phnD gene encoding phosphonate ABC transporter substrate-binding protein, with the protein MKAIFAAAVSAVVLAASPAMSESWKDQYKTIKFGILSGENEKDRIARYTPFEKYLENELGVEVEIFTAGSYDGVIQAIAADQIEFAFFGSSSYAAAYTETDSGVVPLVSRLQKDGSTGYYSVVAVRCDSGIETLEDLKGKTLAFADPDSTSGYAVPYFNLAKQGFDPKTYFGAIPFSGAHETGVLGVYNKQYDAAATYITNETNGIPQRMVTKGMIEDGSICTIWKSPEITSGPLAARANLPQGLIADMRKAVMDIPENDTLAFIEMTGGEDSTQEGWIEVDHDRYQWIVDMRDWLKKQRRGG; encoded by the coding sequence ATGAAGGCCATCTTCGCTGCAGCAGTTTCTGCTGTCGTCCTCGCAGCCTCCCCGGCAATGTCGGAAAGCTGGAAAGATCAGTACAAGACCATCAAGTTCGGCATTCTGTCCGGCGAAAATGAAAAAGACAGGATCGCGCGCTACACCCCGTTCGAGAAGTATCTTGAAAACGAGCTCGGCGTGGAAGTCGAAATCTTCACCGCAGGGTCCTACGACGGGGTGATCCAGGCTATTGCCGCTGACCAGATCGAATTCGCTTTTTTTGGCTCGTCCTCGTATGCGGCAGCCTATACCGAAACCGATAGCGGTGTTGTTCCGCTGGTCTCCCGGCTTCAGAAAGATGGCTCCACAGGCTACTACTCAGTGGTCGCGGTTCGCTGCGACAGCGGCATTGAAACGCTGGAAGACCTGAAAGGCAAAACCCTGGCCTTTGCCGACCCGGATTCCACATCTGGCTACGCCGTTCCCTACTTCAATCTGGCAAAGCAAGGCTTTGACCCGAAAACCTATTTTGGTGCCATCCCATTTTCCGGTGCGCATGAAACTGGGGTCCTGGGCGTCTACAACAAACAGTATGATGCAGCCGCCACCTACATCACCAACGAAACCAATGGCATTCCACAGCGTATGGTCACCAAGGGTATGATTGAAGATGGCTCGATTTGTACCATTTGGAAATCTCCGGAAATCACTTCCGGCCCACTGGCTGCGCGCGCCAATCTGCCCCAAGGCCTGATCGCCGACATGCGCAAGGCGGTCATGGACATTCCGGAAAATGACACTCTGGCTTTCATTGAGATGACCGGTGGAGAAGACTCTACCCAGGAAGGCTGGATTGAGGTCGATCACGATCGCTACCAGTGGATTGTCGATATGCGCGACTGGCTGAAGAAACAGCGTCGCGGCGGCTGA
- the phnC gene encoding phosphonate ABC transporter ATP-binding protein has translation MLLVEQLSKQFGDMTAVDAVSLVIPKGQMVGVIGRSGAGKSTLLRMINRLTDPSQGAIVYESQNVTALRGRELRLWRASCAMIFQQFNLIERMDVLTNVMVGRIARTGFLRSMTRSFTEEDRVRAIEALDRLDLVPQALQRAGTLSGGQQQRVAIAKALVQNPRIMLADEPIASLDPANATRVMDALREINRADGLTVLVNLHTLDTARAYCDRIIAMRAGQVRFDGAPEALTSEKVREIYGTGELAADFNEAVTSTSISSGSHHQKIKAVGT, from the coding sequence ATGTTACTGGTTGAACAGCTTTCCAAACAGTTTGGGGACATGACCGCGGTCGATGCGGTGTCTCTCGTTATTCCCAAGGGCCAGATGGTCGGCGTTATTGGTCGTTCAGGCGCTGGTAAATCCACGCTGCTGCGGATGATCAATCGGCTGACCGATCCAAGCCAGGGGGCAATTGTCTACGAAAGTCAGAATGTCACGGCCTTGCGTGGCCGGGAGCTCCGGCTCTGGAGAGCATCCTGTGCAATGATTTTCCAGCAATTCAATCTCATCGAGCGTATGGATGTCCTGACCAATGTCATGGTGGGCCGGATAGCCCGCACTGGCTTCCTGCGTTCGATGACGCGCTCATTTACCGAAGAAGACCGTGTTCGTGCCATAGAAGCACTGGACCGGCTGGATTTAGTGCCTCAAGCCCTGCAGCGCGCAGGGACATTGTCTGGCGGACAGCAGCAAAGAGTTGCGATTGCCAAGGCTCTTGTTCAGAACCCGCGCATCATGCTCGCAGATGAGCCCATTGCCTCGCTCGATCCGGCGAATGCGACACGTGTCATGGATGCGCTTCGGGAAATCAATCGGGCCGATGGTCTTACTGTTCTGGTCAATCTGCACACACTCGACACGGCGCGCGCCTATTGCGACCGCATTATCGCAATGCGAGCTGGACAAGTGCGGTTTGACGGCGCTCCGGAAGCATTGACCAGTGAAAAAGTCAGAGAAATTTACGGTACCGGCGAACTTGCCGCTGACTTCAACGAAGCCGTGACTTCGACGTCGATTTCTTCCGGCTCACATCACCAGAAAATCAAAGCCGTCGGAACCTGA